Part of the Ruegeria sp. THAF33 genome, TCTGGGCGCAAACCCCGCGACCTTGTTGTCGGCGGCTCTGCCACTGCCCGAAATGGTGTCTGAACTGACATTTGCCGGGGCCCTGAACCAGAACCGGCCACGATTGGTTCCGGCCAAATCCGTCCCTCTGCTCGTACCGGCAGATGCCGAGATTGTCCTGGAAGGCTGGGTGTCGCCAAGCGAGACAGCACCCGAAGGCCCGTTCGGGGATCACACCGGGTACTACAACCCCGCCGAACCGTTTCCGGTGATGCATGTCACGGCCGTGACCCATCGCGAGGCGCCGCTGTATCTGTCGACCTATACCGGTCGCCCGCCTGACGAACCTGCGATCATTGGCGAAGTGTTCAATCGCCTTGCCTTGCCGACCATTCGCGCTCAGATCCCCGAAATACACGACCTTTGGCTGCCGCCTGCCGCCTGTTCCTATCGCATCGCCATCGTCGCCATCGACAAGCGGTATCCGGGTCAGGCCCGACGTGTGATGATGGCGCTTTGGGGGATGCTGCCGCAATTCAGCTATACGAAGATGATCGTTGCGGTAGATGCCGATATCGACCCCCGAAACTGGGACGATATCGCCTGGGCGATTGCCACGCGAATGGACCCGGGCCGTGATGTGATGATCCTGGACAGGACACCCATGGATTATCTGGATTTCGCCTCACCCGAACCCGGTCTGGCCGGAAAGCTGGGCATCGACGCCACGACGAAAACAGGCAGTGAAACACGGCGAGAATGGGGGACGGTCATGCGCACCGCGAATGTCGATCAAACATTCGCGGAAGACCTGATAAACAGATTGATGCCAGAGCTGAGAACATGACGAAAACCCGTGTAGTCTTAGGCGTGTCAGGCGCTTCTGGTGCGGTTTTGAGCCTTGCGGTGGCACGACATCTGACATCAGCGGATATCGAAATCGACCTGGTCGTCAGCCCCGCCGCCCGTCTGACGCTTGCGCAGGAATGCGGCCCGGATGCCCTGAAGGAACTGCGGCAGTCGGCAAGCCGTCATCACGCGCCCGCCGATATCGGGGCCAGTATAGCATCCGGTTCGGTACCGGTATCCGGGATGATCGTCGCGCCCTGTTCCATGCGCTCACTGGGTGCGATTGCGCATGGCCTGGACGACAACCTGCTGACACGCGCGGCGGGCGTGCAGCTCAAGGAACGACGCCCACTGGTACTGCTGACACGAGAAGCGCCGCTGACACTTGCTCATTTGCGCAATATGACGGCCGCAGCAGAAATGGGAGCCATCATCCTGCCCCCTGTGCCAGCCTTCTATTTGAACCCCCTCAACATAACCGAAATCGCGGATCAGATCGCAGCGCGCGCGGTTGATTGTCTGAAGGTTTGCGAACCGGCCGCGAAACAGTGGCATCCCGAAACCAAGGCGAACCCTGTCGAACGATTCGAAAGCAAATTGCACATCCCATAGCCACAGATCGCGGATGAGATCTGTGGCCACGGGATGAGCTTGATCGGGCGGGCCGGTTGTTTCAGCCGCGCAGCCTGCCTCCCAGAGGATCGAACGGCGCCTCTGCCAGCACCCGAGCCTTATGCGGTTTGCCAATCACCTGGATCACCACTTCATCCCCCGGCTGCGCCACCTCGGGGTTGCGGAAACCCAATGCCAGAGATTTCCCGACTGAATACCCGTACGCCCCCGATGTGACACGGCCGACAGGCACACCATCAGGTGTAAAGATCGGCTCACTGCCGGTGGCGTCGGCATCCTCGGTCACGTCCAGTTCAAAGATGGACAGGACCTCGCGCGGAGCTTTGTCCTTGATGGACAGATAGGCGTCTTTGTGCAGGAAATCCTTGTCCAGCTTGATCAGACCCGTCAGCCCGACCTCTTGCGGCCAGTATTCCTGGGAATATTCCCGCCCCCAGGATCCATAACCCTTTTCGATGCGCAGCGACCCAAGCGCTCGCCCGCCCACGGGGCCGCCACCGCAGTCTTTGGCGGCTTCAAGCAACGCAGAGTAAAGCGCGACCTGATCGGTTTCGGCGCAGTGCAGTTCCCAACCCAGATCGCCGGTAAAGCTGACCCGGATGGCCACGCAATCAACACCTGCAACGGTGATCTTCCGGGACCGCATGAAGCGGAATCCTTCGTTGGAAAGGTCAGCATTGGTCAGGCGCGCCAGAGCCTCGCGAGATTTCGGGCCGGCGAAGTTGAACCCCGCAACGCGGTCCGTTGCGACTTCAAAAGCTGTGCCCTCGGGCAATTCCACCATTTGAAAGAAGCGCTGATGATAGCGTTCGGCCATGCCGGAGCCGATCATCATGTATTCGTCTTCGGCCAGCTTGGTGATGGTAAAGTCACCCGCCACGCCGCCGCGCACCGAGATCAGCGGCGTCAGGCAGCTGCGCCCAATTTCGGTCGGCACGCGATTGGCCACCAGTCGGTCCAACCAGTCATAGGCACCAGGCCCCTTGATCACGTAATTGGCGAAGTTCGAGATATCGATCACGCCCACGCTGTCGCGCAGCATCTGAACCTCGCGCCCGACCGGATCAAACCAGTTCTGGCGGGTGAAGCCAGTGGTCTCTTCGGTGCCGGGTTCATCGGCAAACCAAAGCGGGTGTTCCCAACCACAGTTGAGACCAAAGACACAGCCCATCTGTTTCTGCATCTCGAAGGCAGGGCGCACACGGGCCGGGCGGCCTGCACTGCGTTCTTCATTCGGGAAGTGGATTTTGAACCGATGCGTATATGCGTCTTCGACCCGGGCCTTGGTGAACTTTTTGTCGGCCCAGTCGCCAAAGCGGGCGAGATCCCAGGCGAACATGTCATATTGCGGCTCACCCTCGATCATCCATTGCGCCGCCAGCAGCCCCAGCCCGCCGGATTGCGAGAAACCGGGGATCAGGCCGCCGCAGAGGAAATAGTTCTTCAGCTCGGGCACCGGCCCCCACAGCATGTTGGCATCGGGCGACCAGATCATCGGGCCGTTGATCACCCGTTTTACTCCGGCTGTGGCGGCAACCGGCACACGTTCGGTGGCGCGGATCACGTTTTCCATGATCCGGTCCAGATCGTCGGGGAACAGATCATGCGCGAAGTCGAGCGGCGTGCCGTCTTCGGCCCAGAACTTCATGTCTTTCTCGTAGGCCCCGATCAGCAGGCCGTTGCCCTCTTGTCGGAAGTAATATTCGCCGTCCCGGTCGGCGATTGACGGCAGACGGCGGCCCAGACTGGCCACTTCGTCGATGCTTTCGGTCACGAAATACTGATGTTCGGTCGGTTGCAGCGGCAGGGTCAAGCCTGCCAGCGCCGCCACCTCGCGCCCCCAGAGGCCCGCGGCGTTGACCACCCATTGGGCGTGAATGTCACCCTTGGGCGTACGAACGATCCAACTGCCATCAGGTTGCTGTTCCGTTGCGATCACCGGGCAGAACCGTTCGATGGTGGCCCCCATGGCACGCGCACCGGCGGCGTAAGCATGCGGCACGCCGGACGGGTCCACATTGCCGCCATCAGGTTCGTACATGATGCAGCGGATGTCATCGAACTGCGCCAGCGGGTGCAGCTCTTTGGCCTCTTCCCGGCTGACCTCGTGAAAATTCAGCCCATAAAACCGGGCCTTCGCCTCTTGCAGGCGCAACTGTTGCTCGCGCTCTTCGGTCTGGGCCAGATAGAGCGATCCGGGCTGGAACACCCCGCAGCTTTGGCCGGTTTCCTTCTCCAGCTCTTTGTACAGGTTCATCGTATAGTGCTGGATGCGGGTGATGTTGTTGTTGTCATGCAGACCGTGGATGTTGGCCGCCGCGTGCCAGGTCGATCCGCTGGTCAACTCGTCGCGTTCCAGCAGGATGGAATCCGTCCAGCCGAGTTTGGCAAGGTGATACAGTATCGACGTACCGGCAAGGCCGCCGCCGATGACAACAGCTTGTGCATGGGTTTTCATGAGGGAATGTCCTTGGATATGGCGCGGCTCAGGCGGCGATTTCTTTCATGACGGCAAGGAATTTGGCGACTTCGCCGATCGAGTTGTAGTGACACATCGAGACCCGCACACAGGCATCATAGCCAAGCGGTGTCAGGATATTGCCGGAATAGTGGTCCGCCTTGCGCAGATGCGTGCGGATACCGTGTTCGTTCAGCCGTTTGACGACCTCGGACGAGGCCACGCCTTCGACACGCAGCGATACCAGACCTTCTCGTGCCGGGTTGTCGGCCCCGCCCAGAATGGTGACTTTTTCCATCTCGGCCAGGCCGCTCAGGTTGCCGGTGCCGTGGATCATCGCGTCGGTCAGCGCCTTTTCCTGCGCATGGATCGCATCACCCGCCGCCAGAAACTTGCCGCGCCGGTCTTCGGCATCGCTGACCTGACTGCCCAGCCATTCGAAATAGGATGCGACGTCGGACATCGTGGCATAAGCTCCGGTGTCGCGCGTTCCCATTTCCCAATTGTCCGCGGGGCCATCCAGCAAGGCGTTGTGCTCCAGCGCGGTCAAGCGATCAGAGATCCAGGCCACGCCGTAGCCATGACGCGAAAACACCTTGTAGGGCGAAATCACATAACCATCGACGTCATAGGCGGTCAGATCGATCCGGCCATGCGCTGCGTGCTGAATGCCATCGACGATGATGAAACAATCCGGAGCCACGGCGCGGATGGCCTGAGAAACGGCAGCGACGTCAACTCCCATTCCCGTCACCGGCGAGGTATGCAGGATCGTCGCCACTTTGGTATCCGGTGTCACGGCCACGGCATAGGCTTCGGCCGAGACGGTACCGGTGGCGTCATCATGGGGCACCAAAACGTGGGTTTGCCCGGAAATGCGGGCCCAACGATCACAGGCCGAACGAGTCGCCGGGTGTTCCAATGTGGATCCCAGCACAACGCCCGGACCCGTTCCCAGACATGCGTTCATGATCAGCCGGAACAACAGCTCTGTACCGCTTTCACCCACAAAGAACTGCCCGCGGGGTGCGTTCATGAAATCCCGCATATCCGCCTTGGCCGCGTTGATCGTGGCGACCAGCGCATGGGATCCCGGATTGTCGCGCCCCTGGTTGTCCGGGATGGCGGCGTAACGAACCGAACTTTCCAACACTGAATTCAATGTCAGTGCGCCTCCGGCATTCTCGAAAAAGATCCGCTCACCCTGTTCGGGGCAATGATCGATCTGGGCAAAGCGGCTGCGGATTTGGTTCAGCAGGCTCTCTGATATTTGGCTCATGGTCAGTGGTTCTTGTTTCGTTGTGTGTGCAAAGCTGTGCTTTGCCGACCCTAGGACGGTTCTTGCCGCAAGACATGCAAAAAAAACTGTGGCAAAGCGGTAGAATATTCTGTGCAAGTCGCGCGGGTGCCAGCCCAAAGCCTGTCACGACGGATACCACCCGTCGCCAAGCCCGGGAACTCGTGCCTGCGGCGGCGGATGGCATATCTTCTTGATTTCCGACCGTTTGTGGCTGGTCGACTACTCGGGCAAATACTTTTCCGACCAGCTTTCGGCGGCCGATCCAGCAGAGATCATCGCGTCGATATCCTCATCTGCATAACCGACGTTTCGCAGAATGCTGCGTGTATCCGCGCCGTATTTCGGCATCGGTCCGGGAATGACGATCCGGGCGCGTTCGGGTCGCACGGCATTTGGGGCAACCAGATCGCACCACCGGCCCATAGGATGCATGTCATGCCGAATGACGCTGAACGTTCCCCGCATCAGGTCGATATTCCCGGCACTTTCCGGCTGCAACACGGCGTCGCGCGTGTCATGCAACGATCCCAGAGGCATGACGGTGCTGGAAGAACCGGAAAACGCCTTTTGCCAGTATTCAACAGGTTGCCTTGCAAAATGATCCGCAAGCGAATCCGCCAATTCCTTCTCCGGTGTATCGGCCACGCTGGCGAGGTCCGAGACACGGCGCAGGGCTTCGCGTTGTTCGGTGGGTGCGGCAAAGAACATCCACCCGTCAGCCGCGCGGTAACAATGGTAGAATGGTCCCCAGCCCATAGCTGCGCGCCCGGCTGGTTCGTCAAAGGGCGCGCGGCCTTCGAAATCATACATCAATTGCGCCTGAATGAGGTTGCCGGCCGCCGCCAACGCAGCCCGCGCAATCCCGCCTTTTCCGGTTTTCTGCAATCTCAGCAGGGCCGCACCAAGCGCAACACATGCGCAATAGCCGGTCAGAACGTCAATCGTACCGAAATGCGCATGCTCTTCGGGCGTGGCCATGCCACCGCCAAAACGCACCATGACCCCTGTCGCCGCCTGCGCCAGGTCGTCATACCCCAGATGGTCCGATTTGGGTCCGCGCGCAGGACCGCCAAAGGCATCGAGTTGCACCAGTATGAGGCGGGGGTTGATCGCCGCCAGCTCTTCCGCGCTCAACCCCAGGGCATCGCGCTGCTCATCCGTGCCGTTCACGGTGATGACATCCGAGGAGTCGATGAGCCGTCGCAACGCCTGCTTCCCGTCATCCGAGCTCAGGTTCAGCAAAACGCTTTGTTTTCCACGATGTGCGTGCAGACCGAAAACCACGGTGTTCCACGGGTCGACTGATGGCTCTGTCGGCTGAACGGAAGTCACCTGAGCGCCAAATCGCGCCAGCGTGGACCCGATCGTCGGACCGGCGATCACGTTGGTCAGGTCCAGCACCTTCAGCCCCTCCAGCCAGCCCTGGCCGCTCACGGCTGGCGGTCCGCTGCGCGGCGGTTCGGCAAGGATCGCTGAAACGGGTGCGTCATCGGGAACGGGGCCCGGTTTTTTGACCAGCGCAGCGCCATCATCCGCAAGCCACGCAACATTTCCCATCTGCTTCATCTTCCCATGACGCGGGTCCTCTACCTCCAACACCAGACCCGAGGCCAAAGCGTGCGGATCGGCCAGCCATTCCTTGCTGAACCGTTGCGCCGTTCCGGGCGCCTTGGCAGACCCGAAAAGGGCTTCCCACTCATGAGAGGGCCTTGTCAGAAAGGCCTTTTTCATCGCGTTGGACACACGCGCGCGATCCCTTGCTCCGACGGGGTAGTTGCGCAGCGACCATTCATCCGGCCAGTCTGCGGTATCGAGATAGGCGTCGAAGTCCGGCAATTGATCGGCAAGGTGTTTGAGGCCAAGCGTCTCCAACACCCGCCGGGGATGTGTTTTCACACTGCCCGCCACCACATAGAACCCACGCCCGTCGGCGCAGGTATAAGTTCGATAGAAAGGGTCCAGGAACTCTTCCAGTTCCGCAAAGCTCAGATCCGTTGGCAAGCCTTCGGCTGCGCGCCTGTCAAGTTCCACTTCGCGAGGGGACTTGTAGCGTTCGGGATAGTCCTCAATCTGCTCACAGTTATACACCAACCCTTCCAGCAAAGCCGACGCCAGAGGCACCTCGATGTGATCGCCCCCGTTTCGGTCACGTGCAGCCAAAGCGAACTGCACGGCCATCGCGCCGAATGAAGCGCCATAGGCGGATGCCAGCGTCAAAGGTGAAAAGGATGGGTTGATGCCCATCAGGCGCCGGTTCAGCCCCATATCCGTGAATTGCCCGGTACGGGCCGCGATCACGGCTTCCCACGCCGGAAGATCGGCCAGCGCGGGATCATTTGAGGCAAACCCCGGCAATGACAATGACACGATGCGCGGATTTATGTCGCGCAGAGCTTTCGGACCGAGGCCCAGCCTCTCCATCACGCCGGCCCGGAAGTTCTCGATCACCACGTCAGCCCGCGCCACAAATTCGCGCGCGACCTGCAAACCCCCTTCGGATTTGAGGTCGATCGTCACGGCGGTTTTGCCGCGTGACAGCATGTCTGTGGCCGGTTCTTTCAATCGCGGGCCACCGGGCGGGTCGATGCGGATCACCTCTGCCCCCAAATCAGCAAGCATCATGCCAACCAGTGGACCAGCCAGGTACTGGCCAAAATCGAGGACACGAATATGATCGAGCGGCTTTGCAGTCATTCGTTGTGACCCTCCCGGGGTGTTTGGTGTGTTTGTTGCGAAGCCGCTTGCTGGCAAGAGGTCACAACGCCCTTCTCGGAACAGGCGGAGTTTTCAGGCTTGGGACATAACGCGATCAATGCAACACCCGCCCTTGTTCAACACGCGACAAGGCGGCCACGACCAAGCTTCACAGCCTTCTCCGGCGACCGCTGGGCGTACCATGCAGCCGAGCTATGCCAAGAAGTTGTTCGATTTGACCAAGCCATGTCGCAAACGAGAAACATCGCTCAAAATTCCGCGTGTGACGCATACTTGGAAGCGCTCCGAGGCCCGGATGGAAGCGGATCAGTCGCCTTGCAAGATCACCGGACTGTTGCGCCCGGCAGTCAGAAAACAAGTTATTGGAATCGCTTAAGAACGTGGAGCTTCCCAAGTGTCGGGCGCCACAAGACAAAAGGTCACGGCGCAATCGGCCAAGGGCCACGTTGGCACGTGGCAGGACCTGTCGCGACACATGGCCGGTAATTGCGATTCCGATAAAATATCTCATTTTCCGGCAATATGACAACCATCTACATCAATTCGTCAAATTGGCACCTATGAATTGTCGAGGCCGCGCGTCACGCTTGGAACAGGATGGGAAACAGCGGAGATCTTTATGTCCTGGAATGTGTGCGTTGTCGGCGCTGGAAAGATCGGACAGATGATTGCAACCCTGTTGAAAGGGTCGCCGAATTACTCTGTGACGGTCGCTGATCACGATCTAAAAGCGCTTGGTGATATCTCGAAGATGGGCATTGGAACCAGACAGATCGATGCCAATGACGCGGACGGGCTGGCCCGGGAACTGACCGGTTTCGACGCAGTCATCTCGGCGGCGCCGTTCTTCTTGACCCCTTCGATCGCCAAAGCGTCCAAAGCGGCGGGCGCGCATTATTTCGACCTGACCGAAGATGTTGCGGCCACGAATGCGGTACGTGAACTGGCCGGGGGCAGCGCAACTGCGTTTATGCCGCAATGCGGTCTGGCGCCAGGTTTTGTCGGTATCGCCGGAGCTTCGCTGGCGGCGGAGTTTGACCAGATTGACAGCCTGCACATGCGGGTGGGGGCACTGCCGCTTTATCCGACCAACGCGCTGAAATACAACCTGACCTGGTCCACCGACGGGTTGATCAACGAATATTGCAACCCATGCGATGCCATCGTGAACGGCAGGCTGGTCAAGACCGCGCCGTTGGAGAACTACGAGATTCTGGGCCATGACGGCGTGGAATACGAATGCTTCAATACTTCGGGCGGTCTAGGCACGTTGCCTGAAACGCTGGAAGGCAAGGCGCGGGATGTGTCCTATCGCTCGATCCGCTATCCGGGTCATTGCGATATCCTGAAGCTGCTTTTGAACGATCTGGGGCTGGAACGCCGCCGCGACCTGCTGAAAGAGATATTCGAGGCCGCCCTGCCCCGCACCGATCAGGACGTGGTGCTGGTATATTGCACAGCAAAAGGCGTCATTGATGGCGTGCTGCGCGAAAAGTCCCTGATCAACAAATCCTTTGCCCGCACCATCAATGGACAGGTCTGGAGCGCCATTCAGGTCACGACCGCCGCAGGCGTGCTGGGGGTGGTCGATCTGATGCGGATCGGAGCGCTGCCCTCGAAAGGCTTTGTCCGGCAGGAACAGGTCAAGCTGGACGATTTCCTCAACACTGAGTTTGGCCAGCTGTATCGCGCTGGCGACGTCACCGAACAGAACAAGGCGGCCTGAGATATGAAAGACATCGTAATGACAGCCCAAACCACGCTTGCAAACCTGGATCTGACCGAGGCCCAACTCAAAGGCGGCACGCTCAAGGTCACGTCGCCGATTGACGGAAGCCTGCTGGCCGAAGTGCACGAGACGCCGATCTCGGACATGGACGCCATCTTTTCCCGTGCAAAGGCCGCGTTCAGGGAATGGCGCGTGGTCCCCGCCCCGCGCCGGGGTGAACTGATCCGCCTGTTGGGTGAAGAGCTGCGCGCGGCCAAGGATGACCTGGGTGCACTGGTCAGTTGGGAAGCGGGCAAGATCACCTCGGAAGGTCTGGGCGAAGTGCAGGAGATGATCGACATCTGTGACTTTGCCGTCGGCCTGTCGCGTCAGCTTTATGGTCTGACCATTGCGTCCGAACGTCCCGGCCACCGGATGATGGAAACCTGGCATCCTGCTGGCCCGGTTGGTGTGATTTCCGCGTTCAATTTCCCGGTCGCGGTTTGGTCGTGGAATGCTGCTCTGGCCATCGTATGCGGTGATCCGGTGATCTGGAAACCGTCCGAAAAAACCCCGCTGACGGCGCTGGCCTGTCAAAAGATTTTCGAACGCGCCCTGGCCCGATTTGGCGATGCGCCGGACGGTCTGCTGCAAACGCTTATCGGTGGCGCAGATCTGGGAGAAAGACTGGTGGCCAGTGAAGATGTTCCGGTGATCTCGGCCACGGGATCGACCCGCATGGGCCGTGCTGTCGCCCCCATCGTCGCACAGCGCTTTGGCAAGTGCATTCTGGAACTGGGTGGCAACAACGCAATGATCGTCGGCCCTTCGGCTGATTTGGAGATGGCTGTGCGCGCGATTGTCTTTTCGGCAGTTGGTACCGCCGGTCAACGCTGCACCACGCTGCGTCGCTTGATCGTGCACAACTCGATCCGCGAAGAACTGGTGAGCCGTCTGAAAAAAGCCTATTCGGGTCTGCCCATCGGCAATCCTCTGACAGACGGCACGTTGGTTGGGCCGCTTGTGGACGAAGCGGCGGGCGCGGCGATGACCGCTGCTTTGAAAGCGGCCGAAGCGGAAGGCGGTTCGGTGTTCGGCGGCAACCGCGTTACCGAAGGCGTTCCGACAGGCGTATACATGGAACCTGCGATTGTCGAAATGCCGGGTCAGACCGCGACCGTGAAAACCGAAACCTTTGCGCCGATCCTCTACGTCATGGGCTATGACGATTTCGACGACGCGGTAGAGCTTCAGAATGACGTACCGCAAGGCCTTTCATCCTGCGTGTTTACCCTGAACATGCGCGAGGCCGAGCAGTTCCTGTCCGCGGCTGGATCCGATTGCGGAATTGCCAACGTCAATATCGGGCCCTCAGGGGCAGAGATCGGTGGCGCCTTTGGCGGAGAGAAGGAAACCGGCGGCGGGCGCGAAAGCGGTTCGGACGCGTGGAAAGCCTATATGCGCCGACAGACCAACACCGTGAATTACTCGGCCGAACTTCCACTGGCCCAGGGCGTCAAATTCGACATCTGAGTGTCGCTGGATAGTCGTCGGACAAAAACTTGAAAGGCCAGCAAAAAACACCACCCGGGACGACCAGTCTCGGGTGTTTGTTTTTTCCTATATGTTGAAGCAGTGTTCAGGCTGCTGGTTTCGATGTAGACGCTGCGGCGGTCATTTCGATGCAGATGGGTTGTCGTGAATGTCGCCAGGGCGGCGGCAACGCGCGTATCGTTTCCATGATGGCCATCCGACGCGTTTCGGTAGGAGACCCTCCGAGGCTTTGCGCCACCTCATAGATCGGGGAATGACCCTGTTCGGTGCGCTGGGGCTGTTCATCTCGAACGTGGCCGATGTGCTAGAACCGTATCGCAATGGGCGCCTGAAGGCGGAAATGGACGGCGATCTGGTGGTTCTTGACGAAAACCTTGCTGTACGGCATGTGATGGCCGGGGGGGGGGAGCAGCATGTCCGCGAAGGCCAAATAGCCCGACGTGGCATGCATGAACAGTTCAAAGCGTCCGCGCGGTCCCCGGTGACTGCCCGCTTCAGCACCGGAAGGTAGTTAACACATGTGCCCTGCACCCATTGATGCAGAGACCCCACGCGGGTTCATTATCCCGATCGGGGGCGGCGAAGATCGCGTCAAGGAAATGCAGATCCATCGCAAGTTCGTTGAGCTTTCCGGCGGCAGCGATGCCGACATCGTCGTGATCCCGACAGCCTCGATGCTGGAAGAAACCGGGCCCGATTATAACCGTATCTTTTCCGAACTGGGTGCGGGCAAAGTAGAGTTCCTGCCTATCTCGCGCAGGGCGGATTGCGACAACCCCGAGTATGTCGAGATGCTTGATCGAGCGACCGGAGTTTTCATGACAGGTGGAAACCAGTTGCGCCTGTCAGCGATTCTTGGGGGAACTCTGGTCGCCCAAAAAATCCGCCGGCGGAATGCAGCCGGTGTTCCGGTTGCCGGAACTTCGGCGGGTGCTTCGATCATGTCTGAACACATGGTTGCAGGTGGCAGCAGCAACTCGGCTCCGGCGGAAGGCAACATTACACTTGCACCAGGTATGGGCCTGACCAATGCCGTCATCATCGATCAACATTTCACCCAGCGTAACCGTCTGGGTCGCCTGCTAACGGCTTCATCTTTCAACCCATTTTTGATTGGTTTGGGAATTGACGAAGATACGGCCGCCTTCATTGGGCCCGACAATGTCTTTGAAGTCATCGGCAGCGGCTCGGTTACTGTCGTGGATGCCAGCCAGTTGACTCATTCATCAATGTGGGATGCCCGGCGGGGCGAAGCGCTTAGCCTTCTGGGACTTCGGCTTGACGTTCTGGGTGAAGGGTGCCGTTATGACCTGACGGCTCGCCAGGCTTTTCCGCCGGATGAGCATTTGGCGTTCTGCACCTTGCCGGATTTGTCCGGGGAAGAGGCCGCAAACGGGGGGAATAAAAGCTAACCAACGGGGAGCCTCATGAAAATAATCTCGACCAATGTCTTTGTCGGCCCGAATGTCTGGGCAAGTTTCCCCGTTATTCGCCACGTCATCGACCTGGGTATTCTGGAAGAGTGGCCATCGGCAAAAATTGGTTCCGAGTTTATCGACGCGCTGATCGAAGCGCTTCCTGGCCTTG contains:
- a CDS encoding saccharopine dehydrogenase family protein; its protein translation is MSWNVCVVGAGKIGQMIATLLKGSPNYSVTVADHDLKALGDISKMGIGTRQIDANDADGLARELTGFDAVISAAPFFLTPSIAKASKAAGAHYFDLTEDVAATNAVRELAGGSATAFMPQCGLAPGFVGIAGASLAAEFDQIDSLHMRVGALPLYPTNALKYNLTWSTDGLINEYCNPCDAIVNGRLVKTAPLENYEILGHDGVEYECFNTSGGLGTLPETLEGKARDVSYRSIRYPGHCDILKLLLNDLGLERRRDLLKEIFEAALPRTDQDVVLVYCTAKGVIDGVLREKSLINKSFARTINGQVWSAIQVTTAAGVLGVVDLMRIGALPSKGFVRQEQVKLDDFLNTEFGQLYRAGDVTEQNKAA
- a CDS encoding aldehyde dehydrogenase family protein; translation: MKDIVMTAQTTLANLDLTEAQLKGGTLKVTSPIDGSLLAEVHETPISDMDAIFSRAKAAFREWRVVPAPRRGELIRLLGEELRAAKDDLGALVSWEAGKITSEGLGEVQEMIDICDFAVGLSRQLYGLTIASERPGHRMMETWHPAGPVGVISAFNFPVAVWSWNAALAIVCGDPVIWKPSEKTPLTALACQKIFERALARFGDAPDGLLQTLIGGADLGERLVASEDVPVISATGSTRMGRAVAPIVAQRFGKCILELGGNNAMIVGPSADLEMAVRAIVFSAVGTAGQRCTTLRRLIVHNSIREELVSRLKKAYSGLPIGNPLTDGTLVGPLVDEAAGAAMTAALKAAEAEGGSVFGGNRVTEGVPTGVYMEPAIVEMPGQTATVKTETFAPILYVMGYDDFDDAVELQNDVPQGLSSCVFTLNMREAEQFLSAAGSDCGIANVNIGPSGAEIGGAFGGEKETGGGRESGSDAWKAYMRRQTNTVNYSAELPLAQGVKFDI
- a CDS encoding cyanophycinase — its product is MCPAPIDAETPRGFIIPIGGGEDRVKEMQIHRKFVELSGGSDADIVVIPTASMLEETGPDYNRIFSELGAGKVEFLPISRRADCDNPEYVEMLDRATGVFMTGGNQLRLSAILGGTLVAQKIRRRNAAGVPVAGTSAGASIMSEHMVAGGSSNSAPAEGNITLAPGMGLTNAVIIDQHFTQRNRLGRLLTASSFNPFLIGLGIDEDTAAFIGPDNVFEVIGSGSVTVVDASQLTHSSMWDARRGEALSLLGLRLDVLGEGCRYDLTARQAFPPDEHLAFCTLPDLSGEEAANGGNKS